In Ruminiclostridium josui JCM 17888, the genomic window ATTAAAACAGGCTGACAAGCTGCCTGAACCTATATTCACACCATCCACCAAGGAATCCGAAGGCCACGATATAAATGTGTCCTTTGAAGTACTTTGTGATAAGATAGGATTAGAAATGGCTCAAAAGCTAAAGGATGCAAGCTTGAAACTATATGAAAAAGCCAGCAAACATGCTGAGACCAAAGGACTTATATTAGCAGATACAAAATTTGAATTCGGAATCCTGGATGGAGAACTGGTTGTGGGTGACGAAATATTTACACCTGATTCTTCAAGATTCTGGGCTATGGATGAATATCAACCAGGAAGAGCACAGAAGAGTTTTGACAAGCAATATTTAAGGGAATACCTTGAAAGTATTACATGGGACAAACAGCCTCCTGCACCTGAGCTTCCACAGGAAGTAATCAGAAAGACAGAGGAGAAATATATAGAAGCATACGAGAGAATCACAGGGAAAAAGTTTCAGGGAGATAAGCTATGATAGCTATTATAGACTATGGCGTGGGTAATCTCGCCAGTGTTAACAAGGCATTCAGTTTTATAGGATATGATTCAAAAATATCTTCTGACCATGGAGAAATACTTGCAGCTGACAAGGTTGTCCTACCTGGTGTCGGTGCATTTGCTGATGCCATGGAGAGTCTTGATAAGACTGGAATGATATCAGTCATAAAGCAGGTTGCTCAAAAGGGAACACCTTTGTTGGGGATATGTCTTGGAATGCAGCTGCTTTTTGATTATAGCACTGAAGGCGGGGAAAAAGTGGAAGGCTTGGGCCTGTTAAAAGGTTCAGTAAACCAATTTCCTTTGGACATGGGATTAAAAGTCCCCCATATGGGTTGGAACAGTCTTGATATTAGACAGAATAAAGGCATTTTTAGCGGAGTACGACAAAATAGCTATGTATATTTTGTACACTCATACTTTGTGACTGCTGAAAATACCTCAGATGTTGCCGCAGTATGCAAATATGGAATCGGGTTTGATGCCGCTGTTTGCAAGGGAAATATTATGGGAGTACAGTTCCACCCTGAAAAGAGTGGAGATGTGGGACTTGAAATACTAAAGAATTTTGCTTTAGCTTAGTACCAAGGAGGATGGCACATTACTATGATTATTTATCCCGCAATTGATATTATAGACGGAAAGTGTGTGAGGCTGCAGCAGGGCAGCTACAGTGATGTAACTGTTTTCGGAGACAACCCTGTGGATATGGCAAGAAAATGGGAGAGCTTTGGAGCTAGATACTTGCATGTAGTTGATTTGGATGGTGCAAGGTCAGGAAAGTCGGAAAATGCTGAGATTATAATGCAGATAGCAAAAACTTTGAAAATCCCGGTTCAGACAGGTGGAGGAATAAGAAACATTGAAACCATTGAAACTTACCTGTCCGGAGGATTGGGCAGAGTTATACTTGGCACATCAGCAGTGAATAATCGTGAAATGCTTATAGAGGCTTTAAAAGAATATAAAGATAAAATAGCTGTGGGGATTGATGCAAAGGATGGGAAAGTTGCAATTCACGGTTGGGAGAAAACCAGTGATTTTACAGCTGTTGAGTTTGCAAGAGAAATTGAATCCCTTGGTACAAAAACAATTATATACACTGATATTTCAAGGGATGGTATGCTCAAAGGCCCGAATCTTCAGGCTATGAAGGAAATGGCGGAAAATGTTGCATTAAATGTAATAGCATCCGGTGGAGTAAGTAACCTTACAGATATAGTTGACTTAAAACAGACAGGAGTAAGCGGAGTAATTGTAGGGAAAGCCCTTTACACCGGAAATGTTAATTTAAAAGAAGCAATAGAAGCCATATAACCAAAAGAAAGGGAGCAAATTATGCTGACTAAAAGAATAATTCCCTGTCTTGATGTACATGCGGGGAGAGTTGTTAAAGGCGTACAGTTTGTAAATATAATAGATGCCGGGGACCCGGTGGAAGCGGCTGCATTTTATGACAAAGCCGGTGCGGATGAGCTTACTTTTCTGGATATTACTGCTTCTTCAGATGCTAGGTCAATAATGCTTGATGTTGTCAGCAGGGTAGCAGAGCAAGTATTTATTCCTTTCACTGTAGGTGGTGGAATCAGGACAGCAGAGGATTTTCGGCAGATATTGAAAGCCGGAGCCGATAAAGTTGGTGTAAATTCTGCTGCCCTTAAAAGACCTGAATTGATATCAGAAGCAGCGTGGAAATTCGGAAGCCAGTGTGTAGTACTGGCAATAGATGCAAAAAAACGTGCTGACGGCTCAGGATGGGATACATATCTCAATGGTGGAAGAGTGAACACTGGTAAGGATGCTGTTGAATGGGCTATAGAAGCTGAGAAGCTGGGAGCCGGTGAAATCCTGTTAACAAGCATGGACAAGGACGGAACAAAAGACGGATATGATATAGAGCTGACAAGGACAATATCCGAAAATGTAAAAATTCCTGTGATAGCATCCGGCGGAGCAGGAAAAATGGAGCATTTCAAAGATGCTCTTGTGGAAGGAAAAGCAGATGCAGTATTGGCTGCGTCACTATTCCATTTTAGAGAGATGGAAATTCGTGATTTGAAAGGTTACCTAAAAAATAATGGTATTGAAACAAGGCTTTAAAAAAATAAAAACAGTTAAAAGCTGTACAAACTATAAATTTTTGATATGATAAATAAATGTATGGAGGCGTTCAATAATGAATAACTTAAAAAGTTCGGTTAAATTCGATGAGAAAGGTCTTGTTCCTGTAGTTACTCAGGATGCTAAAACAAAAGAGGTTTTAATGGTAGCGTACATGAACGAGGAAGCCTTTGATAAGACTATAGAGACAGGAAAGGTTCATTATTACAGCCGCAATCGCAGTAAGCTTTGGCTAAAAGGCGAGACATCAGGCCACTTTCAGCTTGTTAAGTCAATAAAGCTGGACTGTGATGGAGATACAATTTTAATAGAGGCTGAACAGATTGATGCTGCTTGCCATACAGGAAACAAGACATGTTTTTTCAGAACAATGGTTGACGGAGAATGGAAAGAAAATGAAGAAGAAAAGCCAACAGCTGCAATTCTTCATGAGGTTTACAACGTAATAGTAGACAGAACAGTTAATCCTAAAGAAGGTTCATATACTAATTACCTGTTTACAAAAGGTTTGGACAAGATTTTGAAAAAAGTAGGAGAAGAGGCTGCCGAAGTTATTATTGCGGCAAAGAACAAATCTAAAGAAGAAATAAGATACGAAGTATCAGATTTAATGTACCATCTTATGGTATTGCTTGTAGAAAGAGGCCTCACTCTTGAGGACATATACGGAGAATTAAAAGGAAGAAGATAAGTGAAAAATAATTTATTAAGCATCGATGAATATCGGAATAATCCGGAATTTTATTTCTATAAAGGACTGCGTTGTGCAAATAAAAGGAATTTAAACGACGCTTACAAAAATTTGGTTAAGGCTGCTGAGCTAAGTCCTGATAATATGGAGTATAAATTTAACATAGCATGCTTTCTTTCTGAAATGCAAAGGCCAAGAGAAGCCAACAGGATATTCATGGATATACTTTTACACTATGACCCTACAATGCATGATTGTTATTTCGGTATGGGCTGTAACAGCTTTGAGCTAGGTGACATGAAAAAGGCTGCCGAATACTTTGAAAAGTATATCTATTTTGAGAGTGATGGTGAATTCAGCGAAGAAGTTTCAGAAATGATATTTTATTTGAAACTGTATAATGACATTGCTGGAGACAACAGATTTTTAAAGTTGTCTCAAACTAACCTAAAAAAGGCTCACAAAAACCTCTTAAACAACAAAACTGAAGAGGCGGTAAGTGAGCTATATAAAGCAATAGCATTCAATCCTATGAATACCGATGCACGTAATCTGCTGATACTTATACTTTTGGAACAGCAAAACTATAAGCGTGCATCAAATTTTATTGCCACGGTTACCAATATATATAGTGATGACATTTGGGCTAACAGTCTTAAAATATATAATCTATACCACACCCGGAAATATTCCCGAGTGGAAAAATTATTAAAGATCCTTCCGTATAGAAGTATATACAATAGGAAGGACCTTTTGTGTATTGCAACTACATTAATAATGTTTAATAAAATAAATGAATTGATTAACTTGCTGGAAACATATATTGTTGAGTACAGCGATTTATTAATATGCTCGTTGCTCCTTATAGGCTATATATCAACAAGAAATTACAGCAAGGCAACCTCGATTCTTAAAAATCTGCAATCAATTAGTATATTGGATACAAACTTTTCAAATTGGATTAAAAAGGTCAGTGGATTTATAAAGTACGACGATACCTCCGAAATATCGGTTTTGGAAGAGTATAAGGAAATATTCAGAATAATAGGGGAACCTGAAGATTACATGTATAGCCCTTTCAAGTATATAAAAATATTTGAAAATGCCTCTAAACCAAGACAAAGAACTGTAAAAAAGATTCCCAAAAAGTATAATTCTGTTGTTGAGTGTGTTGTACTTCATAAGGAAATAATGTATGTTTCTGAATACGAAAAGGAAATAATACAAATATTGTATAATGCAATATATCATACAGGGGAACTTTTAACAGATAATGAAAAAGACATAGTTGTCCTTTCTGCTGCAATTGAATATATCTACTGCAAAGAGAACTTCATTAGAATGGAAAAGGAGGAATTAATACAAAAGTATGGAATTTCTTCTGTTGCGTTTAATAAAGTACTCAAAAAAATCAAATATAAGTAGTAAATTTTGATATTGCAAAAAAATCATAGTAATTGGAAGAAATAATTAGCAATTAAACTATGATTGGACTAAATGGCAAAATATTGATAGATTTATGACTATAAAGCGTTTGATAATATTTTATTCAATATATAATATTATAAATATGATTAGCACTCGATGGGAGTGAGTGCTAACAGTTTACAAGCATTAAATATTCAAGGAGGTAAAACAATGAAGATAAAACCATTAGGCGATAGAGTAGTTATAAAAATGCTTGAGAGCGAAGAAACTACTAAAAGTGGAATCGTATTACCAGGAAGTGCAAAGGAAAAGCCACAAGTGGCAGAGATAGTTGCAGTAGGACCTGGAACTGTTGTAGATGGCAAAGAAGTTAAAATGGAAGTTAAAGTTGGAGACAAAGTACTTACCAGCAAATATTCCGGAACAGAAGTAAAATTTGACGGTCAGGAATATACAATATTGAGACAGAGCGATATCCTCGCAATTGTTGAATAATTATAACGGGAGGTAAGAGAAATGGCAAAGGAAATTAAATTTGGTGAAGAAGCTAGACGCGCACTTGAAAAAGGTGTTAACCAATTAGCTGATACAGTAAAAGTTACACTTGGACCAAAGGGAAGAAATGTTGTTTTAGATAAGAAATTCGGATCACCATTAATAACAAACGATGGTGTTACTATAGCAAAAGAAGTTGAACTGGAAGACAAATTCGAAAATATGGGTGCTCAGTTAGTTAAAGAAGTTGCTACAAAGACAAACGATGTAGCCGGTGACGGTACTACTACAGCAACTTTACTTGCACAGGCAATAATCAGAGAAGGTATGAAGAACGTTGCTGCTGGAGCAAACCCAATGATATTAAAGAAAGGTTTGCAGAAGGCTGTTGATGCTGCTGTTGCAGGAATCAAGGCAAATAGCCGTAAAATTAAAGGTAAGGAAGACATCGCAAGAGTTGCAACTATTTCCGCAAATGAGGAATTAATAGGAACTCTTATTGCTGATGCAATGGAAAAAGTAACAAATGACGGTGTTATCACTGTTGAAGAATCAAAATCTATGGGAACAAACCTTGAAGTAGTTGAAGGTATGCAGTTTGACAGAGGATACCTTTCAGCTTACATGGTTACAGATACTGATAAGATGGAAGCAGTTTTGGATGATCCATACATCCTTATAACAGATAAGAAAATAACAAATATTCAGGACATACTTCCAATTCTTGAGCAAATCGTTCAACAAGGAAAGAAACTTCTCATAATTGCAGAAGATATGGAAGGAGAGGCACTTACAACTCTTATCCTGAATAAATTAAGAGGAACATTTACTTGCGTAGCTGTTAAGGCACCTGGATTCGGTGACAGAAGAAAAGCTATGCTTCAAGATATAGCTATATTAACAGGCGGAGAAGTTATAACTGAAGAATTGGGTCTTGAACTCAAGGAAACTCAAATAACTCAGCTTGGTAAAGCAAGACAGGTAATTGTACAAAAAGAAAATACAATAATAGTTGATGGTGCAGGAAGCGCTGACGACATAAAGAGCAGAATAAACTCTATCAAGACTCAGATAGAAGATACTACATCAGACTTTGACAGAGAAAAGCTTCAAGAAAGACTTGCAAAGCTTTCAGGTGGTGTAGCTGTTATTCAGGTTGGTGCTGCAACTGAAACTGAAATGAAAGAAAAGAAATTGAGAATTGAAGACGCTCTAGCTGCAACAAGAGCGGCAGTTGAAGAAGGTATAGTAGCAGGTGGTGGAACAGCCTTAATTAACGTAATTCCAGAAGTAGAAAAATTACTTGAATCAACTTCAGGTGACGAAAAGACAGGTGTTCAGATTATATTAAGAGCTCTTGAAGAACCTGTAAGACAAATAGCAGCAAATGCGGGTCTTGAAGGCTCAGTAATAGTTGATAAGATTAAATCTAGCGAAAAGGGTGTCGGATTCGATGCACTTAACGAAAGATATATAGATATGATTGAAAACGGAATAGTTGATCCTGCAAAGGTTACAAGATCAGCTCTTCAAAATGCAGCTTCTGTAGCAGCAATGGTACTTACAACAGAAAGCGTTGTAGCTGATAAGCCTGAACCTGAGGCACCAGCTATGCCAGGTGGAATGCCAGGTGGAATGGGCGGAATGTACTAAGAATAATAAAAAGTAAAATAGAGGATGGCTACAAAATAGTCATCCTCTATTTGTGTTTAAGTGGAAAATTAAAAATAATTTCACTAAATACTTGATATTATCTTGTTAATTTATTATTATTTTAACAAGCTTTAAAAAATGCTTTGTTCTATCCAATGAGGAGGGTCTTTTAAAATGGATATATTTATGGAGAAAATTGTAAAACGCAAAAAAACTGCTGTTGATTCGTTAATAATTGCAGCTACAATTGTAATTGGATTAGCGTTAATCATGATAATTGGCTCATTGAGATTTTTACAAACCTTCATGCCGGTATTACTTGTAGCAATTGGATATTTAGGCTATATGCTGATAAGAAATAGAAACATAGAATATGAATATATTGTCACCAATGGTGATTTAGATATAGATATGATAATAGCTCAGAGAAAGAGAAAAAGAGTATTTAGTGGTTCTTGCAAAGATTTTGAGATAGTTGCAAAAATGACAAGTGGTCAGTACAATCAAAGCTATGAAAACATCAAAAATCGCTTAAATGCTGTAACATCAATGGATTCAAATGAAGTATACTTTATATCCACAGTCAAAGACGGTGAGAAAATGCTTATATTTTTTGAACCACATCCCAAAATGATTGAATCATTCAAAAAGTATATTCCCAGAAAGGTTTTTGAATAAATTTGAAACCTAAGGCAAAGGACATTTTGTTCTTTGCTTTTTGAATAACAAATGTATACAGTATTATAATATTTAAATAATTTATAAATGTCATATAAGGAGGAATTTAAAAAAATGGCTTTTTATTACAATGAACCTTCGAGGACTTTCAGTGAGTACCTCTTAATTCCAAATCTCAGTACAAAGGAATGTATACCGGATAATGTTGTCCTAAAGACACCGTTAGTAAAGCATAAAGTTGGAGAAAAACCCTCCCTTGAGCTAAATATACCAGTTGCTTCTGCAATAATGCAGTCTGTATCAGACAACAACATGGCAATAGCGCTGGCAAAGTGCGGAGGTATATCATTCATATACGGCTCACAAAGTATAGAAAGTCAGGCTGAAATGGTAAGGAAGGTTAAGAAATATAAAGCTGGATTTGTAGTAAGCGACAGCAATCTTCGCCCTGATGATACACTTAGAGATGTAGTGGCAATGAAACAGAAAACAGGACATTCTACTATAGCTATAACAGAAGACGGAACACCTACAGGCAAGCTGTTGGGAATAGTTACAAGCAGAGATTACAGACTTAGCAGAGCCTCCCTTGACGAAAAGATAAGCAGCTTTATGACACCATTTTCCCAATTAATATACGGAAATGAAAAAACATCATTAAAAGATGCAAATGACCT contains:
- a CDS encoding phosphoribosylaminoimidazolesuccinocarboxamide synthase, with protein sequence MLINNTDFIKLPLFVKGKVRNVYDLGDKLLIVVTDRISAFDVVFNELIPNKGTVLNSISAFWFDFTKDVIGNHVITTDVSKYPKELSAFKDELQGRSMLVKKVQMLPAECIVRGYLEGSGLKEYQKTGTVCGIKLPAGLKQADKLPEPIFTPSTKESEGHDINVSFEVLCDKIGLEMAQKLKDASLKLYEKASKHAETKGLILADTKFEFGILDGELVVGDEIFTPDSSRFWAMDEYQPGRAQKSFDKQYLREYLESITWDKQPPAPELPQEVIRKTEEKYIEAYERITGKKFQGDKL
- the hisH gene encoding imidazole glycerol phosphate synthase subunit HisH, with product MIAIIDYGVGNLASVNKAFSFIGYDSKISSDHGEILAADKVVLPGVGAFADAMESLDKTGMISVIKQVAQKGTPLLGICLGMQLLFDYSTEGGEKVEGLGLLKGSVNQFPLDMGLKVPHMGWNSLDIRQNKGIFSGVRQNSYVYFVHSYFVTAENTSDVAAVCKYGIGFDAAVCKGNIMGVQFHPEKSGDVGLEILKNFALA
- the hisA gene encoding 1-(5-phosphoribosyl)-5-[(5-phosphoribosylamino)methylideneamino]imidazole-4-carboxamide isomerase; the encoded protein is MIIYPAIDIIDGKCVRLQQGSYSDVTVFGDNPVDMARKWESFGARYLHVVDLDGARSGKSENAEIIMQIAKTLKIPVQTGGGIRNIETIETYLSGGLGRVILGTSAVNNREMLIEALKEYKDKIAVGIDAKDGKVAIHGWEKTSDFTAVEFAREIESLGTKTIIYTDISRDGMLKGPNLQAMKEMAENVALNVIASGGVSNLTDIVDLKQTGVSGVIVGKALYTGNVNLKEAIEAI
- the hisF gene encoding imidazole glycerol phosphate synthase subunit HisF, with translation MLTKRIIPCLDVHAGRVVKGVQFVNIIDAGDPVEAAAFYDKAGADELTFLDITASSDARSIMLDVVSRVAEQVFIPFTVGGGIRTAEDFRQILKAGADKVGVNSAALKRPELISEAAWKFGSQCVVLAIDAKKRADGSGWDTYLNGGRVNTGKDAVEWAIEAEKLGAGEILLTSMDKDGTKDGYDIELTRTISENVKIPVIASGGAGKMEHFKDALVEGKADAVLAASLFHFREMEIRDLKGYLKNNGIETRL
- the hisIE gene encoding bifunctional phosphoribosyl-AMP cyclohydrolase/phosphoribosyl-ATP diphosphatase HisIE, producing the protein MNNLKSSVKFDEKGLVPVVTQDAKTKEVLMVAYMNEEAFDKTIETGKVHYYSRNRSKLWLKGETSGHFQLVKSIKLDCDGDTILIEAEQIDAACHTGNKTCFFRTMVDGEWKENEEEKPTAAILHEVYNVIVDRTVNPKEGSYTNYLFTKGLDKILKKVGEEAAEVIIAAKNKSKEEIRYEVSDLMYHLMVLLVERGLTLEDIYGELKGRR
- a CDS encoding tetratricopeptide repeat protein; the protein is MKNNLLSIDEYRNNPEFYFYKGLRCANKRNLNDAYKNLVKAAELSPDNMEYKFNIACFLSEMQRPREANRIFMDILLHYDPTMHDCYFGMGCNSFELGDMKKAAEYFEKYIYFESDGEFSEEVSEMIFYLKLYNDIAGDNRFLKLSQTNLKKAHKNLLNNKTEEAVSELYKAIAFNPMNTDARNLLILILLEQQNYKRASNFIATVTNIYSDDIWANSLKIYNLYHTRKYSRVEKLLKILPYRSIYNRKDLLCIATTLIMFNKINELINLLETYIVEYSDLLICSLLLIGYISTRNYSKATSILKNLQSISILDTNFSNWIKKVSGFIKYDDTSEISVLEEYKEIFRIIGEPEDYMYSPFKYIKIFENASKPRQRTVKKIPKKYNSVVECVVLHKEIMYVSEYEKEIIQILYNAIYHTGELLTDNEKDIVVLSAAIEYIYCKENFIRMEKEELIQKYGISSVAFNKVLKKIKYK
- the groES gene encoding co-chaperone GroES, with amino-acid sequence MKIKPLGDRVVIKMLESEETTKSGIVLPGSAKEKPQVAEIVAVGPGTVVDGKEVKMEVKVGDKVLTSKYSGTEVKFDGQEYTILRQSDILAIVE
- the groL gene encoding chaperonin GroEL (60 kDa chaperone family; promotes refolding of misfolded polypeptides especially under stressful conditions; forms two stacked rings of heptamers to form a barrel-shaped 14mer; ends can be capped by GroES; misfolded proteins enter the barrel where they are refolded when GroES binds), which produces MAKEIKFGEEARRALEKGVNQLADTVKVTLGPKGRNVVLDKKFGSPLITNDGVTIAKEVELEDKFENMGAQLVKEVATKTNDVAGDGTTTATLLAQAIIREGMKNVAAGANPMILKKGLQKAVDAAVAGIKANSRKIKGKEDIARVATISANEELIGTLIADAMEKVTNDGVITVEESKSMGTNLEVVEGMQFDRGYLSAYMVTDTDKMEAVLDDPYILITDKKITNIQDILPILEQIVQQGKKLLIIAEDMEGEALTTLILNKLRGTFTCVAVKAPGFGDRRKAMLQDIAILTGGEVITEELGLELKETQITQLGKARQVIVQKENTIIVDGAGSADDIKSRINSIKTQIEDTTSDFDREKLQERLAKLSGGVAVIQVGAATETEMKEKKLRIEDALAATRAAVEEGIVAGGGTALINVIPEVEKLLESTSGDEKTGVQIILRALEEPVRQIAANAGLEGSVIVDKIKSSEKGVGFDALNERYIDMIENGIVDPAKVTRSALQNAASVAAMVLTTESVVADKPEPEAPAMPGGMPGGMGGMY
- a CDS encoding DUF6106 family protein translates to MDIFMEKIVKRKKTAVDSLIIAATIVIGLALIMIIGSLRFLQTFMPVLLVAIGYLGYMLIRNRNIEYEYIVTNGDLDIDMIIAQRKRKRVFSGSCKDFEIVAKMTSGQYNQSYENIKNRLNAVTSMDSNEVYFISTVKDGEKMLIFFEPHPKMIESFKKYIPRKVFE